The Candidatus Manganitrophaceae bacterium region AGACTACACCGAGATGACGCGGCTCGCCGCCGAGCGGGTACGGACGCTCGCTCCGACGCTCCGCCGGGTGCTCGGCGGGATCTCTCCGATCGATCCGAATTTCATCTCTTTACTTCGCGGATACGGTCTATTGAAATGCGTCGACGTGGTGGCGGTGCATGGCTTTCCACTCGACTGGAACCACTGGCAGCTCAAAGAGTGGCCGAAGAAGATCGAGGAGATTGAACAGGCGGCCGGACAGCCTGTATGGGTCACAGAAGTCGGGGTGTCGACCTTCGGCGCGGAGGAGGTCCAGATTTTTGGCCTGCAACGGACGACGGAGCTGTTACTCGGGCGGGTGGAGCGGATTTTTTGGTACAGCCTGCTGGACCTGCCGGCCGACTGGGAGGCGACGACCCGACACAAGGAGAGCGAGGGAAGCTCTTATTATCGTCATTTCTACATGGGGCTGGTCCGCGATGACGGAACACCAAAGCCGGCGCTCGACTGCTTCAATCCGCAGCTCGGCGTCTGCCAGTGGTTTCATTTTCAAGACCACCGGCTCGACGCCGCCGTCGGCTGGCTCCGTCGAATAGGAGTGAAGAAATTAAGGACGGGACTCAGCTGGGCCGATTGGCATCGGCCGGGCGCCATTGAATGGTTCGACCGTCAGATGGATGCGCTCGCCGAATTCGATACGACGATCACCCTCTGCTTTACCCCGCCGTCCCGCGGGCGGCAGCCGCACCACACCTCGCCGCCGCAGGTCCTAGAGGAGTTCGCCCTCTTCACCGAGTGGGTCGTTCGGCGCTATGCACTGAACCAGAAAACCGAGACCGAGACACCCCAGCGGATCTGGACCCCTGCCACAGAAGACGTTCGCTGAAGGTGGATGAGGTTAGGGACGGGATATGACGGCGGGGAGGAGGTTGTGTGGATGGACCGGTCTTTCTTCGGTTCGGACAATGTGCAGCGCTTGCCGGCGAACGAGGGAGGCATAGTAGCCGTCGGCCTGGATCAGCGCCTCATGGGTTCCGCTCTCGAGG contains the following coding sequences:
- a CDS encoding beta-xylosidase gives rise to the protein MIEAIKFWNEPNNLSHWDFKIDPEWRDYTEMTRLAAERVRTLAPTLRRVLGGISPIDPNFISLLRGYGLLKCVDVVAVHGFPLDWNHWQLKEWPKKIEEIEQAAGQPVWVTEVGVSTFGAEEVQIFGLQRTTELLLGRVERIFWYSLLDLPADWEATTRHKESEGSSYYRHFYMGLVRDDGTPKPALDCFNPQLGVCQWFHFQDHRLDAAVGWLRRIGVKKLRTGLSWADWHRPGAIEWFDRQMDALAEFDTTITLCFTPPSRGRQPHHTSPPQVLEEFALFTEWVVRRYALNQKTETETPQRIWTPATEDVR